The region CCGATTATCAGTTGTTACCTATCATGGAGGAATATGCTTATATTTTGGGTATGTCAGTGTCTGGTGGAGTTCCTTTTGAGTCTCGAGTTATTGTTGAAGCCATTCATTTGAGGAAGTCTGAGATAGATGTCAATCTCATTGTCAAAGGAGGTATCAGAGGGTTGACTTCAAAATTTTGGATTGAGAAATCCTTTTCTTTTGCTAATGTTGGTATCGTGGTGGCCTTTGAAACTATTTTCGCCTTACTCAAGTATGGTTTGATCTTGTTTcccaacattgacaattttgttaGTGTTAATGCTATATGGATCCTCTTGATTAGGAATCTGGTTCCAACTTTGCTCTGTGACACTTATTTCTCAATTCATCATAGGACTTCTAAAGAGGGTGGAACTATTGTATGTTGTGCGCCTttactgtacaagtggtttatttcgcacttgttGCAGTCTCCTATTTTCAAAGAAAACAAGGGTTATTTAAGGTGGTCTCAAATACTTATGTCTCTCAACAATGATGACATAGCTTGGTATTCTTCTATTTACAACGATGTTGAGATTATTGGTCATTATGGGGAATTCTCTAAAGTGTCTTTTCTTGGTACACAAGGAAGAATGAACTACAATCCGGCTTTGGCGAGACGTCAGTTTGGGTTCGCTATGAAAGACAAAACCTAACAACACTTTGTTAGAGGGTTTATTTTTCCAGGAAGGGAAAGACACTCAAGggttgaaagctaggatggtACGTGCTTGGCACAATGTTCATAGGAGAGGAAAAAGTGAGCTTGGATCGAAGAATTATatagctttggagccttacactagttgggtgaagaagagagcaaaagaattcaagataccatacgcttatgaaagacctatgtcctTGGTAATGGTCAAATCA is a window of Lathyrus oleraceus cultivar Zhongwan6 chromosome 6, CAAS_Psat_ZW6_1.0, whole genome shotgun sequence DNA encoding:
- the LOC127094954 gene encoding uncharacterized protein LOC127094954 produces the protein MEIRKLASFMDDPKGFIDHFGSLLSVIYTDVEDGLLYTLVQFYDPVYRCFTFPDYQLLPIMEEYAYILGMSVSGGVPFESRVIVEAIHLRKSEIDVNLIVKGGIRGLTSKFWIEKSFSFANVGIVVAFETIFALLKYGLILFPNIDNFVSVNAIWILLIRNLVPTLLCDTYFSIHHRTSKEGGTIVCCAPLLYKWFISHLLQSPIFKENKGYLRWSQILMSLNNDDIAWYSSIYNDVEIIGHYGEFSKVSFLGTQGRMNYNPALARRQFGFAMKDKT